A genomic region of Mesorhizobium sp. NZP2077 contains the following coding sequences:
- the ectB gene encoding diaminobutyrate--2-oxoglutarate transaminase codes for MDIDIFEAYESNVRRYGRSFPTVFKKSLGATIWDESGKAYIDFIVGSGALNYGHNNPDIIEPAIQYLTDQNIVLSLDMYTAVKRDFIEVFVESILKPRGLSYKIQFPGPTGTNANEAALALARKYTGRSSVMAFTNSYHGMSLGSLAVSGSASTRQLGGVARHDVIRVPYENYPNQTFDSASYIDHVLGDPGSGIEKPAAIILEPIQAEGGMNTASAPWLAEIQRICRKHDVVFIVDDIQAGSGRTGDFFSFEFAKIEPDIVCLSKSLSGSGNPLSIVLIRPEMDIWNPGEHSGTFRGNNLAFVTSAAMCKMWSDRQFTKAVEGTAVKLQEHLDRLVAKFPKCIEQKRGRGLMAGLKCRSQAVVGRVHDVAFENGLLIESSGPNRDVIKVLPPITISDDELDHGIAILDQALQEKTNGD; via the coding sequence ATGGATATCGACATTTTCGAAGCTTATGAGTCTAACGTTCGTCGTTATGGACGCTCGTTTCCAACAGTCTTTAAAAAGTCACTTGGGGCGACAATCTGGGACGAGTCCGGAAAGGCTTATATTGATTTCATTGTAGGGTCCGGCGCGCTCAACTACGGTCATAACAACCCGGATATTATTGAACCGGCAATTCAATATCTCACCGATCAAAATATCGTCTTGTCGCTTGATATGTATACAGCTGTAAAGCGTGATTTCATCGAAGTGTTTGTCGAGTCGATCCTGAAGCCCCGGGGCCTTTCATACAAAATACAGTTTCCTGGGCCGACCGGGACGAACGCTAACGAAGCGGCGTTGGCGCTGGCGCGAAAATATACCGGCCGCTCAAGTGTCATGGCCTTCACAAATTCGTACCATGGCATGTCGCTCGGCTCCTTGGCGGTTTCGGGTTCAGCGTCAACCAGACAGCTTGGCGGCGTTGCTCGCCACGATGTGATCCGTGTCCCTTACGAGAATTATCCGAACCAAACTTTCGATTCCGCGAGTTACATTGATCACGTCTTGGGCGACCCAGGCAGCGGGATAGAAAAGCCGGCCGCAATCATCCTGGAGCCCATCCAGGCAGAAGGCGGCATGAACACCGCATCCGCACCATGGCTTGCAGAAATTCAGCGCATTTGCCGTAAGCACGACGTTGTTTTCATCGTCGATGACATTCAGGCAGGTTCGGGACGAACGGGCGATTTCTTCTCATTCGAGTTCGCGAAAATCGAGCCCGACATCGTTTGTCTTTCGAAATCGCTAAGCGGTTCAGGTAATCCGTTGTCCATAGTTCTGATTCGCCCCGAGATGGACATATGGAATCCGGGAGAACATAGCGGGACCTTTAGAGGGAATAATCTCGCCTTTGTGACTTCCGCGGCCATGTGCAAAATGTGGTCCGATAGGCAGTTTACTAAAGCCGTCGAGGGGACGGCCGTAAAATTGCAAGAACACCTTGATCGCCTCGTTGCGAAATTCCCGAAGTGCATCGAACAAAAGCGCGGCCGGGGTCTGATGGCCGGCCTCAAGTGCCGTTCACAGGCCGTTGTTGGCCGTGTGCACGATGTCGCGTTCGAAAACGGCCTGCTGATCGAATCGTCGGGGCCAAATCGCGACGTCATCAAAGTCCTTCCGCCGATAACAATCTCAGATGACGAACTTGATCACGGCATTGCCATCCTCGATCAGGCACTACAGGAGAAAACAAATGGCGACTAA
- a CDS encoding iron-sulfur cluster assembly accessory protein: MITLTENAVAAVKTALSRADEPAEGFRIMVEAGGCAGLKYLMGLESVSREGDAIMETDGFKVFVDANSQPHLAGVTVDFVTDLESSGFVFDNPNARDKCACGKSFG; this comes from the coding sequence ATGATCACACTCACTGAAAACGCCGTCGCTGCCGTCAAGACCGCGCTTTCCCGCGCCGACGAACCGGCGGAAGGCTTTCGCATCATGGTCGAGGCGGGCGGCTGCGCCGGCCTCAAATACCTGATGGGTCTGGAAAGCGTCTCGCGCGAGGGCGATGCCATCATGGAGACGGACGGGTTCAAGGTGTTCGTCGACGCAAACTCCCAGCCCCATCTCGCCGGCGTGACCGTTGACTTCGTCACGGACCTGGAGTCCTCGGGCTTTGTCTTCGACAATCCCAATGCGCGGGACAAATGTGCCTGCGGCAAGTCCTTCGGCTAG
- the queE gene encoding 7-carboxy-7-deazaguanine synthase: MSYAVKEIFYTLQGEGRNAGRAAVFCRFAGCNLWSGREGDRTRAFCGFCDTDFVGVDGPGGGHFDTPRELALAVEQAWRGSGTGQRLVVLTGGEPLLQIDEELLEALHSLAFEIAVETNGTIPTPAGIDWLCVSPKCNARLVVMAGDELKLVYPQIGAEPEHFEVLAFDHLLLQPMDGPEREANTAAAVAYCLANPRWRLSLQTHKSLGIP; this comes from the coding sequence ATGTCATATGCGGTCAAGGAAATTTTCTACACCCTTCAAGGTGAAGGACGAAATGCCGGGCGGGCCGCCGTATTTTGTCGTTTCGCCGGCTGCAACCTTTGGTCGGGACGTGAGGGCGACCGAACGCGAGCATTCTGCGGATTCTGCGACACCGATTTCGTTGGGGTAGATGGCCCCGGCGGCGGACATTTTGACACCCCACGGGAGCTTGCTTTGGCGGTCGAGCAAGCTTGGCGCGGGTCGGGAACTGGGCAGCGCCTTGTCGTGCTCACCGGAGGGGAACCCCTCCTCCAGATCGACGAAGAACTCCTGGAAGCGCTGCATTCCTTGGCGTTTGAAATTGCCGTAGAGACCAACGGGACCATCCCCACACCCGCCGGCATCGACTGGCTGTGCGTCAGTCCGAAATGCAATGCACGCCTCGTGGTCATGGCAGGGGACGAGCTAAAGCTCGTATATCCTCAGATCGGCGCGGAGCCCGAACATTTCGAAGTTCTCGCGTTTGACCACCTTTTGCTTCAGCCGATGGATGGACCCGAGCGCGAGGCGAATACAGCCGCCGCAGTGGCCTATTGTCTTGCCAACCCACGTTGGCGCTTGAGCCTTCAAACCCACAAGTCTCTCGGGATCCCATGA
- the queD gene encoding 6-carboxytetrahydropterin synthase QueD produces the protein MKITQAFTFEAAHCLPRVPKTHRCHRMHGHSYRVELRLEGPVDPDTGFVIDFFDVEAVFGPLLQRLDHQHLNEVEGLDNPTAENIAIWIWNQTKPLLGQMCSVTVYETPLCWAEYGG, from the coding sequence ATGAAAATTACGCAAGCTTTCACCTTCGAGGCAGCGCACTGTCTTCCGCGCGTGCCTAAGACCCATCGCTGTCACCGCATGCATGGCCACTCATACCGTGTGGAACTGCGTCTGGAAGGGCCCGTCGATCCAGACACGGGCTTTGTCATCGATTTCTTCGATGTCGAGGCTGTGTTCGGACCGCTTCTGCAACGGCTCGACCATCAGCATCTGAATGAGGTTGAGGGTCTCGACAATCCGACCGCGGAAAACATTGCGATCTGGATCTGGAACCAAACCAAGCCGCTTCTTGGCCAAATGTGCTCGGTAACAGTCTATGAGACACCGCTGTGCTGGGCTGAATACGGGGGTTGA
- the queC gene encoding 7-cyano-7-deazaguanine synthase QueC, with translation MQRDPGTALVLFSGGQDSTTCLAWALENFERVETIGFDYGQRHRIELDVRPYLLGRIRTDFPAWRGRLGEDHMIDMAVLGQISDTALTRDVEVALNANGLTNTFVPGRNLLFLGFAAATAYRMGAKHLVIGVSETDRFSYPDCRDDAVKAMQLALNLGMETRFVIHTPLMRRDKAQTWALADWLGGEALVKLICEGSHTCYSGDREHRHSWGFGCGTCVECNLRAVGWEQFRSRKEAPVAAHEMT, from the coding sequence ATGCAACGAGATCCGGGAACCGCACTCGTCCTTTTCTCCGGCGGCCAGGATTCGACAACCTGCCTGGCCTGGGCGCTGGAGAACTTCGAGCGCGTCGAGACAATCGGCTTCGACTATGGGCAGCGGCATCGGATCGAGCTCGATGTGCGGCCCTACCTGCTCGGGCGCATTCGAACAGACTTTCCGGCCTGGCGTGGGCGACTAGGCGAGGACCACATGATTGACATGGCCGTGCTCGGCCAAATCAGCGATACCGCGCTCACGCGTGACGTCGAGGTCGCACTGAACGCGAACGGTCTAACAAATACCTTCGTGCCTGGCCGCAACCTTCTGTTCCTCGGCTTTGCGGCCGCGACAGCTTACCGGATGGGCGCGAAACACCTCGTGATCGGCGTGTCCGAGACGGATCGTTTCAGCTACCCGGATTGTCGAGATGACGCAGTTAAAGCGATGCAACTTGCCCTGAACCTTGGAATGGAGACGCGTTTCGTCATTCACACACCTCTCATGCGGCGCGACAAGGCGCAGACCTGGGCGCTGGCGGATTGGCTGGGCGGCGAGGCGCTGGTGAAGCTCATCTGCGAGGGAAGCCACACTTGCTATAGCGGAGACCGAGAGCATAGACATAGCTGGGGTTTCGGTTGCGGGACCTGCGTCGAGTGCAATCTTCGCGCAGTAGGATGGGAGCAATTCCGATCCCGCAAAGAGGCACCGGTGGCCGCTCATGAAATGACGTGA
- a CDS encoding iron-sulfur cluster assembly scaffold protein, which produces MRDDTDNFYLFSDKLYFINPHNVGALETPDAAGEVGAVACGDGLKLTMGFDRTTQTITAATCQTFGRGSAIATSSAFTEFIVGRTIDEALQITDQDMADFLRALPPHTTYSSLDRLILERGLRLMSEFFRAIRKAFEETPGFSRLVLVKAPSP; this is translated from the coding sequence ATGCGGGACGACACCGACAACTTTTACCTCTTCAGCGACAAGCTCTATTTCATCAACCCGCACAATGTCGGCGCTTTGGAAACCCCCGATGCGGCCGGCGAGGTCGGCGCCGTCGCCTGCGGCGATGGGCTTAAATTGACGATGGGTTTCGACCGTACGACGCAGACGATCACCGCCGCAACGTGCCAGACCTTCGGCCGCGGCTCGGCCATAGCCACTTCCTCGGCGTTTACCGAATTCATTGTCGGCAGGACCATCGATGAAGCCCTTCAGATCACCGATCAGGACATGGCGGATTTTCTCCGCGCCCTGCCGCCGCACACGACCTACTCATCGCTCGACCGCCTCATCCTGGAGCGCGGCTTGCGTCTGATGAGCGAGTTCTTCCGTGCTATAAGGAAGGCTTTCGAGGAGACCCCAGGATTCTCACGCCTCGTCCTCGTCAAGGCACCATCGCCATGA